A window of Oncorhynchus masou masou isolate Uvic2021 unplaced genomic scaffold, UVic_Omas_1.1 unplaced_scaffold_6451, whole genome shotgun sequence genomic DNA:
GACCTACCTGAACAGCAGAGGGCGCTATCTTTGGCCTCTCCAGGTGGGTTGGAGACTTGGCTGGCGAGGGTCTGGGGGATGGACACCTGGATATTGGGGGTCTGGTTGGTGAGGGCCTGTGGGCTGGCACTGTGCAGGGGTGGCACCGTGTCCCCGCAGAAGGTGGAGAGCCTCAGCTCCGAAGGAAACAAAAGAGGAGCCTCCTGCTTCTCCAACCCCCCAGGTCCTCCAAACCTCTTCAGATGCAGAACCAGCACACtgcccagagacagagaggaacagacagacaatgAAACCAGTCAACAAATAACAGATGAGTGAAATTTGTTCTGTGGTGCTCATCCCTAAGTCCTACAACCTGCTCAGGAAGTAATTACTCCTAAATGCTCAGGACACAATGACCACTCATTTCATTAAATACTGCCAGTTCTATGAGAGGTTATAACGGGGCAACTCACAGAGGCAGTGTGTGGAACTGCTCCACCTTTGAGGCGTGGAGGCCCTTGCAGCCCGCACATGTGAATTCAACCTTTTCTCCCTGggttagaaacacaagcattacaaaATGAGTGATACCACTACAATAATAAGATACCGTATTCTGAGACAGTGGGCAGCTTGCCCTGGGTGTTAGTCTCTACACCCAGGGCTAAACCCTACGTGCTGACTTTGAAAGTGAGTGCTAGGCTGCTTAGCAAGGTGCGCTCAGAGGTGAAGTCCAATGAGAGGTGATTGTAGTCCTCTCTGGTGGACGACTCGCGCCCACAGCTTCAGAAGCAGGACAAAGAGAAGAAAAATGCATCAGGTTTCTGTTTCAGGTCTCTACAATGTTATGCCATGTGTTTTGTAATATCATTTGAAGAAAGATCATGTTACCAGTAGATATATTACAACCAATGGGAGCTCTTACCTGGTACATGTGCGCACTGAGACAAGCTGGAACTCCAGCTGGGAAACAGGGCAGGTATAGTTCACCCCGTGCGTCTTCAGTATCATGCCCTCCTCCTTCAGCTGGCACAGCATATTCACAAGTAACTCGTGTGCGTCCTATGATGAGAAAGAAAAATACCAAGAGAAAATTGAATTATTGAGAGAAAATGAACCCTTGCAAAAAGAGTGCATGTTCAGAAGAGAGTAGAGTGCCTCAGTTACCTGTTGCGTGTCCCCCAGATACTTCAAATCATATCCCGACAAGGAGTACTTGACCTTCCACATGAGGTCTGCTTTTGAGGCCTGGTTTGCACCACTGTCAGGTAGACCCGAACGGTGCACATCAGACAGACACCTGTAGGGGAGACGGAGAGTAAATTAGCAGCTGACTGGATGGTGTCAAACTACTGGCTTACGGCTGAAGAGGCAGATGAGTATATCCAAATATTTTTTATCTTGCGGCACCCCATCATCAGAAATGATTCATTCGATTCAATATAATTTCACCTTTGAGGACTGACAATGAAgcaaaacaacaaaaatgtgttgTTTATTCTCCTAAGATATTTGGTTTGGATACTGCTCTCATTTCCGGAGCATTTTAAAAGCTACCAAATGTCCCATACTAATGTGGAATGTTCAGTCAATGACCTGTATGGGTAATATAGTCATTCTACCGTTTCCAAATTGGCCTACAAATACCTACATCATAATCATTGTGTCATTGTTGTTCCTCTGGGTTATGAAGATTCCCGAAAACCAAACAAAaatggaaataaataaataaatgcagagGAATAtgaagtggttaaggttagggaaagggttagcaaAAATGctttcctaacctgctacgaaaatcaCTTTCTATAGCTGTGGCATGAAGAGTGTGTCCCTCCTTGAATTTATGAACACAAATaatgggtgggtgtgggtgtgtctgcTTTTGAGCCTTCCCTTACCTGAGCAGgttggagaagggggaggagctcCAGAGTTGTTCCTGGCGTAGGATTTCCTTTGAGAAGGAAGGCAGGACCAGGAGGCACTGCAGGGTGGCGTTTAGGAAGCAAGTGTTGCCAATGTTAGGCAACCTGTGAAGAAGAACCAGCCATCAGTACACACATATAGATACAATATCCTAGAAACATTGAGTGGCCTATGTCATAAACCTTCATAACTCTAGAAAGTGCTGACAATGGCAGCCATCTTGGTCAGGGATAAGTTCTATGTCACTCTATGAGTACACAAAGAAGTGGATGTCCTTTAGACCAAGATGACCATAATTCATGGTTTTATAAATATCTAATAAAACTGACATGCTTGATAGTAAGCCCCGTCCCCATAGTATATCAGACATTGATCTCTAAACAATAAAGAGCTTATTTTCAATGCATCTGCATTGTGTTGTGGTTGCATTTGCGGTGTGTTTTGGTTTACCCAAGAAGTTCCATGTTGACCAGGGCCCCCCGTTCTCCTCTGGCCCCCTGGGTCTCCTCTGATCTTCTGGTGGCTGAGCTGGCCCTGGGAAGAGTCTGGCTTCTGGCACCTGAGCCTGACCTCTGGGGCCTTGGGCTAGAGTGGTCCTGAAGAGACAGAGgtctgaaggaaggagagaaacaTGTGTAAAGCTTCATAAGCAGATATAGTATCCCTCTACACAGTATCTCTCTtaaatactatactgtactataaacacagtctgagTAGTTATGCATGTATTGATGTCCATAAAAATGCAGTGTACTAAGTAGACCAGGGCAATAGGTTAGTACTCTATTTATCCACAAGATGTGATTAGAAGAGCCTAAAACTGCAGTTTGAGGAAAATAACTTTCTGGGACTGTGTtatcaagcgtctcagagtaggagtttgatctaggatcagtatttccttttagatcataataaatctgattattatggacagagaggacctgatcctagattagcTCTCATACTCTTGATTAACACTGGCCCTGGTCTTGTAGCTCTAAAGCCAACTCTTCAAGGGGACTCCAGGAAGGCACTGtgcttattttatttttgtttgaaTTACCTGACTGTTGCGCCCTCTTGGCTGGTGTCTCCATCACCGTCCAGAGGGTTGGTAGGAGAGGGAGAACTAGGGCGGGACACCACTGGATAGGATTTCACTGGGGAAGGGTGTTTGGCAGgtgacctggggagagagggcTGTTTAGCAGGAGAGCAAGGCTGAGAGGAACAGTtaacaggagagggaggtggatagagggaggagagttggtcagagggtgaggggtcagaggtGGCGGAGGCATTCCGTTCAGAACGGTCAGTTGGAattggagagggagatgaagtgCTACTCTCCTTCTTATTTCTTGTCTTCTGCTCCACATCAATTGAATTGGCTTTCTGCCGTTTTTTCTGTTGACAAGAATATGTGTTAGTGCGAAATAATTTCCCCCCGATACCCAGCCAATgtagaaaaaaaaatgtatgtgggGGGGTCATATTAATAGGAACAGGTAGGCCTAAATTAGAGGAACTTAGCTATCTCTCCTCAACCTCAAATAACACAGTATAGACAAGTAACATAGAGTGATATTTGCAAAAGCTGAACTTCATATACATTTCATGTACACTTTTTATGTATTCGTCCATCAGAATCTACTTTTACCTAATTCTTCCCACGAGGTCTTAAGAGAAAAATACTACTCCAGAATTGAAGTAGTTGTTAATTGATTAAATGACCTGATTTCATACCTTTTGCACCAGCAGAAACAAGCCATGTCGACAACCAATTAAGACTGATACATATCCACATTACATAATATTTCAAATTGGCTTTAAGACCATTGTGATGTCATCGGTCATGTATGACACCACAGTCTGGCAACCCAATCTAGAATTGTTTAAAATATAGAGTTCAATTATCAAATATGTTTTATTGAAAGTAAAGTTCTGCAGTATACATACAATATTGtagatatggggcggcagggtagcctagtggttggagcgttggattagtaactggaaagttgcaagttcaaatccccgagctgacaaggtacaaatctgtcgttttgcccctaaacaggcagttaacccactgttcctaggccgtcattgaaaataaaaatttgttctgaactgacttgcctagtaaaattaataTGCTCCATTGTTTTCTTATTCctttttttacatacattttgtaTATAGTTTATTTGAACATGCCACCACAATAAATGCATTTTAAGTGCCTTCATCTTCCTTGTTTTTTGATAGCTTCCATGTTGTTTGTGAGTTGGTCATCGGTTTATTGAAATGCTAAATGCTTTTCCTCATATTCCCCAGCAGATGGACAAAGGGTTGGTCAAAAGAATGTGAACAGGTTTAGCCTAAACCTCAAATAACAATCCAGATTGGTTAGGGACAGTTTTCTGTATTCAATCTTGCCCTGAGGGCAGCTCTGCCTCAAGGGCAGAATGAATGTGATTGGTTCAATTAAAGCTCAATGGTCAGTGGGCAGAGCTTCAAGTACCCAGTGAAAGTTAATAACCAATCTGATGGAGcttaagaattttgaaaagacTAAATGGCCAAATGTTGCACAATACAGGTGTAGAAAGCTCCAAGATTTACTCAtaaatactcacagctgtaatcgctgccaaatgtgcttcaacaaagtatcgacttaggggtgtgaatacttacagaaTATAATTTgaatattttatttaattttcaatacatttgcaaacatttcaaaaaatatGTTTAACATTGTCGTTATGGGGAATTTTGTATAAttgggtgagagaaaaaatatatttactcaattctaaatgcaggctgtaacacaacaaacatgtggaaaaagtctaggggtgtgaatactttctgaaggcactgtatgtgaagaTGAATCCACTAATTAAGTCACTCTGGTtaggagcgtctgctaaatgactcaaatgtaaacggAATAGAAATGagttgtaaataatgtattgtgtcacgTTGGAGTcacttattgtaaataagaatagaataccATGATTAAAGATAGtcatgaatgaatcgtgaataacgatgagtgagaaagtttgaggtataaatatcataccccccccaaaaatgctACCCACCCCGATGTAAGAATATTTTAAGATAATACACAAAGCAGAGGACTAGAGGTCAATAGGGAATTAACAATCAATGGAAATAGTTGTTTTTCAGTTCAACATCTGTTTAGAATCTGTGTAGGAATGTCAGTCCTGTACTCGTAGCTACATGTGTCAAGTTGTCATTGGTCCAAATACATTAAGCCTGAAacaggatacttgttatttgatGGAATGCAATCTGGTGAGGGCCCAAAAAGGTGACACTTTTGTTTTGttgcactgaaacatgcaaaataatttttatttttattttatttatttcacctttatttaaccaggtaggctagttgagaacaagttctcatttgcaactgcgacctggccaagataaagcttagcagtgtgaacagacaacacagagttacacatggagtaaacaattaataagtcaataacacagtacaaaaaaggcgagtctatatacattgtgtgcaaaaggcatgaggaggtaggcgaataattacaattttgcagattagcactggagtgataaatgatcagatggtcatgtacaggtagagatactggtgtgcaaaagagcagaaaagtaaataaataaaaacagtgtggggatgaggtaggtgaaaatgggtgggctatttaccaatagactatgtacagctgcagcgaccgGTTAGCATGCTCAGATCCATGTTtgaatttgacacactgaactctgtctgcatcgtgaccagtgaactgagtaAGGCGGAGCTTTAGTGAACCAGGCAAGTGAACtggataaggcggagctttacctagcatggacttgtagatgacctggagccagtgggtctggcgacaaatatctAGAGCAAAACGCGCTTTAGTGCGGatactgtgataaactgcatcagtTTGCCAATTTTGTAGATGAAGAATATGGATAGAGTTTTtgacgtgagtgaaggaggctttgttcgGAATAGAAAGCCGCCTTGATTTGCAAGAGTCGATAGCCAGACttagacggctgcacagtactgaaAAGCATCATTTGGTTTTATCGTTTAAGAGCATGGCCttttatgatatcgtttagtaccttgagtgtggctgaggtgcacccgtgaccggctcggaaaccagattgcacagcggagaaggtacggtgggattcgagatggtcagtgacctgtttgttgacttggctttcgaagaccttagataggcagggcaggatggatataggtctgtaacagtttgggtccagggtgtctccccctttgaagagggggatgactgcggcagctttccaatccttgggggatctcagacgatatgaaagagaggttgaacaggctggtaataggggttgcgacaatggcggcggatagtttcagaaatagagggtccagattgtcaagcccagttgatttgtacgggtccaggttttgcagctctttcagaacatctgctatctggatttgggtaaaggagaacctggaagggcttgggcgagaagctgcggtgggggcggagctgttggccgaggttggagtagccaggcggaaggcatggccagccgttgagaaatgcttgttgaagttttcgataatcatagatttatcggtggtgaccgtgttacctagcctcagtgcagtgggcagctgggaggaggtgctcttgttctccatggacttcacagtgtcccagaacttttggagttggagctacaggatgaaaacttctgcctgaagaagctggccttagctttcctgactgactgcgtgtattggttcctgaaaTCCCTgctagtgtcacgccctgaccttagagatccttattattctctacgtttggttaggtcagggtgtgactcgggtggggaagtctatgttttctgtttctttgtttttggctgagtgtggttcccaatcagaggcagctgtctatcgttgtctctgattggggatcatacttaggcagccctttttcccaccattaggttgtgggatcttgttttctgtttagtttctgaagcctgacagaactgtgcgctttcgttttttgacccatgttattttgtttgGTGTCATCAATAAAGATACGATGTCcgcctaccacgctgcgccttggtttcCTTCTACCAACGAGAGCCGTTACAGCTAGGGAGAAGTGCAGGttttaactaattaaacaacaaagaatatgatctacatgatcattctctgtgtgtaaaataaaaacTGTTTAATGTGAACCTAACTCAAAGCTAAAAAATTATATAAAGAAAGCAGTCCAATGTTATTTGTTACCTTgactttactgcaaatgacactCAAGTCTCGAGAAAAAACAATACACTAATATTAcagttagccatgacagcctttataatgcaACACTTATGACCACACACATCTAAATATTACATTTGGAAAAAAAACTCTTAATAACCCTTGGATGCAATGCTGGTCAAAATTACCCTTcctaatatattttttttgctgCGTTAACCACGCACCCAAATGTCATCATCTAATATTCCAGGAAATCCTTAAATAATGTGTCTTTAATGTTCCAACATCCtagtttttgttttttattttcttattttttaagTAAAAATAGTTTTTGCATCACTACCCCAGGTTTTAAAAATGTAGGGTCAAATATGACCCGTATGTATTTCCTATGGAATTCACTGCATTGCGTCGTCAAATTGACCTTTCTTTTTGCTACAAAAATAAAATCCATGTAATTAATATAATATTTATTAAATATCTTGTTTTTAATGTTCATTAATCACAGTTTTCATTTCTCCTTTTTAACTAATTAAGTAAAATGAGTTTCATTAGTAGGCTCATAAGAATGTTGCCAGATATACAACCAAAATGGTTTTACAGATGCCAATCTGAGGTATCCAATTCAGATGACACagactacagttgaagtcggaagcttacatacaccttaggcaaatacatttaaactcagtttttcaaaattcctgacatttaatcctagtaaaaattccctgtcttaggtcagttaggatcaccactttattataagaacgtgaaatgtcagaataatagagaatgatttatttcagctttcatcacattcccagtgggtcagaagtttacatacactcaattagtatttggcagcattgcctttaaatggtttaacttgggtcaaatgttttgggtagccttccacaagcttcccacaataagttgggtgaattttggcccattcctccttacagagctgatgtaactgagtcaggtttgtaggcctccttgctcgcacatgctttttcagttctgtccacaaatttggaattggaagtatgcttggggtcattgtccacttggaagacccatttgcggctaagctttaactttctgactgatgtcttgagatgttgcttcaatatatccacataattgtcctacctcatgatgccatctattttgtgaagtgcaccagtccctcctcgcagcaaagcacacccacaacaggatgctgccaccccgtgcttcacggttgggatgatgttcttcggcatgcaagcctccccctttttcctccaaacataatgatggtcattatggccaaacatttctatttttctttcaacagactagaggacatttctccaaaaagtatgatctttgtccctatgtgaagttaaaaccgtagtctggctttttgatggcggttttagagcagtgtcttcttccttgctgagcggcctttcaggttatgtcaatataggactcattttattgtggatatagatacttttgtacatgtttcctccagcatctttacaaggtcttttgctattgttctgggattgatttgcacttttcgcactaaagtacgttcatctctaggagacaccgcttatccttcctgagcggtatgacggctgcgtggtcccatggtgttaatacttgcgtactattgtaagtacagataaacgtggtaccttcaggcatttggaaattgctcccaaggatgaaccagacttgtggaggtctacaatttttttctgaggttttggctgatttctttagattttcccatgatgtcaagcaaagaggcactgagtttgaaggtaggccttgaaatcctgtcacgccctggtcgaaatatattatgtttatcttcatttatttggtcaggccagggtgtgacatgggttattgcgtagtctatggttgcctgaggctgttctcaatcagagtcaggtgattatcgttgtctctgattgggaaccatatttaggcagccatattctttgagtgtttcgtgggtggttgttcctgtctctgtgtttatatacaccagataggctgtatagttttttttacatttccgtctgttgttttgtacatttcagttatttcatgtctagtctattttcatcaataaacatgagtaaccaccacgctgcattttggtccgttcctccttcaacagaagaacgcc
This region includes:
- the LOC135536656 gene encoding ubiquitin carboxyl-terminal hydrolase 37-like, yielding MELLGLPNIGNTCFLNATLQCLLVLPSFSKEILRQEQLWSSSPFSNLLRCLSDVHRSGLPDSGANQASKADLMWKVKYSLSGYDLKYLGDTQQDAHELLVNMLCQLKEEGMILKTHGVNYTCPVSQLEFQLVSVRTCTSCGRESSTREDYNHLSLDFTSERTLLSSLALTFKGEKVEFTCAGCKGLHASKVEQFHTLPLVLVLHLKRFGGPGGLEKQEAPLLFPSELRLSTFCGDTVPPLHSASPQALTNQTPNIQVSIPQTLASQVSNPPGEAKDSALCCSEAASEVSDWLLPADWRSLSFGRLRKLR